The following are encoded in a window of Bacteroidota bacterium genomic DNA:
- the ftsA gene encoding cell division protein FtsA, with the protein MDSEIVVGLDIGTTKIVAMVGRRNEYGKIEILGYGKAESIGVKRGVVANIEQTVQSIKTAVEEASNASGVEIKYVNVGIAGQHIKSLQHRGMRTRNSLDDEISQVDIDTIVEDMYKLVMLPGEEIIHVLPQEYIVDNEMGIKNPIGMSGIRLEANFHIITGQVTAAKNIFKCVSKAELEVTELILEPLASSEAVLSEEEKEAGVVLVDIGGGTTDVAIFQDGIIRHTAVIPFGANIITEDIKEGCTILKYQAEQLKMKFGSALANENLDNEVVVIPGLKGREPKEISVKNLSNIIQARMEEIIEHVYYEIKSSGYEKKLIAGIVLTGGGAQLKHVSQLVEYLTGMDTRIGYPNEHLGKGSMEITSPIFATSVGLVIKGLEYYDKQRNKNNRITTHSKKTKGGFFDKLFNKTQQWFDEDKEQN; encoded by the coding sequence ATGGATTCAGAAATTGTAGTCGGACTTGATATAGGGACAACAAAAATTGTTGCTATGGTAGGGCGCAGAAATGAATATGGAAAAATAGAAATCCTGGGTTATGGCAAGGCCGAATCAATTGGGGTAAAAAGAGGCGTTGTTGCTAATATCGAACAAACTGTACAATCCATTAAGACAGCTGTTGAGGAAGCAAGCAATGCATCAGGAGTTGAAATTAAATATGTGAATGTGGGTATTGCCGGCCAGCATATTAAAAGTTTGCAGCATAGGGGAATGCGTACCAGAAACAGTCTTGATGATGAAATTAGTCAGGTTGATATCGATACTATTGTGGAGGATATGTATAAGCTGGTAATGCTTCCGGGAGAGGAGATTATACACGTGCTTCCTCAGGAATATATTGTTGATAATGAGATGGGAATTAAAAATCCCATTGGAATGTCAGGTATAAGACTCGAAGCAAATTTTCATATTATAACCGGACAAGTAACAGCCGCAAAAAACATTTTTAAATGTGTAAGTAAAGCTGAACTTGAGGTTACTGAACTTATCCTTGAGCCATTGGCATCATCTGAGGCAGTTTTAAGTGAAGAGGAAAAAGAAGCAGGTGTTGTTTTAGTTGACATTGGTGGTGGCACAACAGATGTGGCCATTTTTCAGGATGGAATTATCAGGCATACTGCTGTTATTCCTTTTGGGGCAAATATTATTACTGAGGATATTAAAGAGGGATGCACCATACTAAAATACCAGGCAGAGCAATTAAAAATGAAGTTCGGCTCAGCTCTGGCAAATGAAAACCTGGATAATGAAGTAGTGGTAATACCTGGATTAAAAGGAAGAGAACCAAAAGAAATTTCTGTAAAGAATCTTTCCAATATTATTCAGGCAAGAATGGAAGAAATTATAGAGCATGTGTATTATGAGATTAAAAGTTCAGGGTATGAAAAAAAACTTATAGCTGGAATCGTACTTACAGGTGGTGGCGCTCAGTTAAAGCATGTTTCTCAACTGGTAGAGTATCTTACAGGAATGGATACAAGAATTGGTTATCCAAATGAACATTTGGGAAAAGGATCAATGGAAATCACCAGCCCTATTTTCGCAACAAGCGTGGGACTAGTGATAAAAGGCCTTGAATATTACGATAAACAAAGAAATAAAAACAACAGAATTACAACCCATTCCAAGAAAACAAAGGGTGGCTTTTTTGATAAATTATTTAATAAAACACAGCAGTGGTTTGATGAAGATAAGGAGCAGAATTAA
- the murG gene encoding undecaprenyldiphospho-muramoylpentapeptide beta-N-acetylglucosaminyltransferase: MRQYKVIISGGGTGGHIFPAIAIANALKQKLQDNVEILFVGALGRMEMEKVPAAGFKIEGLWISGLQRSLSIKNLSFPFKVLSSFLKAKKILNRFKPDVVVGVGGYASGPILAAAIFKKIPTLIQEQNSYAGITNKILGKKADKICVAYDGMEKFFAKNKIILTGNPVRQDILNLVGKKDRALEHFDLKTEKKTLLVIGGSLGARTINQSILNNLDLFKKNDIQLVWQTGKTFYPEAKQAVDKLDSSSLKVFDFISKMDLAYAIADVVVSRAGASSVSELCLVKKPSILVPSPNVAEDHQTKNSMALVNHNAAIMIKDSDSFQNLAIAAIDLLNSEEKQYKLSENIAKLAFKDSAGVIASEILNLVKTK, encoded by the coding sequence TTGCGGCAGTATAAAGTAATCATAAGTGGTGGTGGAACCGGAGGGCATATTTTTCCTGCAATTGCAATTGCAAATGCCCTTAAACAAAAGTTACAGGATAATGTTGAAATTCTATTTGTAGGAGCCCTTGGGCGAATGGAAATGGAAAAAGTTCCTGCAGCCGGTTTTAAAATAGAAGGACTTTGGATCAGTGGATTGCAGAGAAGTCTATCCATAAAAAATCTCTCATTTCCATTTAAGGTATTGTCGAGTTTTTTAAAAGCAAAAAAAATATTAAACAGATTTAAACCTGATGTTGTTGTAGGTGTTGGGGGATATGCAAGCGGTCCCATTTTAGCCGCTGCTATTTTCAAAAAAATTCCGACTCTAATACAAGAACAAAACTCGTATGCTGGAATTACAAATAAAATTCTGGGAAAAAAAGCAGATAAAATTTGTGTTGCATATGATGGAATGGAGAAATTTTTTGCGAAAAATAAAATTATTCTTACAGGTAATCCTGTAAGGCAAGACATTCTTAACCTGGTAGGTAAAAAGGACAGGGCACTGGAACATTTCGATCTTAAAACAGAAAAAAAAACATTGTTGGTTATTGGAGGAAGCCTTGGTGCAAGAACAATTAACCAGAGCATACTAAACAACCTTGATTTGTTTAAAAAGAATGACATCCAACTTGTTTGGCAAACGGGTAAGACATTTTATCCAGAGGCAAAACAAGCTGTAGATAAACTGGATTCATCTTCTTTAAAAGTTTTTGATTTTATAAGTAAGATGGATCTGGCCTATGCAATAGCGGATGTAGTTGTATCAAGAGCAGGAGCAAGTTCTGTTTCTGAATTGTGTTTAGTGAAAAAGCCATCAATTCTTGTTCCTTCTCCCAATGTTGCAGAAGATCACCAAACAAAAAATTCCATGGCCCTTGTAAATCATAATGCAGCCATAATGATTAAAGATTCTGATTCTTTTCAGAATCTGGCTATTGCCGCCATTGATCTTTTGAATTCTGAAGAAAAACAATATAAATTATCTGAAAATATAGCAAAACTCGCCTTTAAAGATTCTGCCGGAGTAATTGCCAGCGAAATATTAAACCTTGTAAAAACAAAATGA
- a CDS encoding cell division protein FtsQ: MMLFKKIAKIFFWLFLLTGLIVILSFVWGEQQNLVCKDFKIVIEGDMEHEFIDEQDIRSIVKNNGDSVYGQSMASIDIVLIEKLVQNNPFVSIAEVFKTISGEVKIIVKQRNPIIRVFSSNNDGFYIDEKGSFMPLSQKYAARVLMASGNIPSGFNTLHGTDIGEIMQNDSLAKKTILDDLYILADFINRDDFWKAQIQQIYVDMDQQIELIPRVGSHRIILGDIQDLEEKLERLMIFYKEGLSKTGWNEYETINLKYKNQIVCTKI, translated from the coding sequence ATGATGCTTTTTAAAAAAATAGCGAAAATATTTTTCTGGCTGTTCTTGCTAACAGGACTTATTGTTATACTCAGCTTTGTTTGGGGCGAACAACAAAACCTTGTTTGCAAGGATTTTAAAATTGTTATTGAGGGAGATATGGAGCATGAATTCATTGACGAGCAAGATATTCGCTCTATAGTTAAAAACAATGGAGATTCAGTTTATGGTCAGTCTATGGCTAGTATTGATATTGTTTTGATTGAAAAACTAGTTCAAAACAATCCCTTTGTTTCCATTGCAGAAGTTTTCAAAACCATAAGCGGAGAGGTAAAAATAATAGTTAAACAACGTAACCCAATAATCAGGGTTTTTTCTTCAAACAATGATGGTTTTTATATTGATGAAAAAGGTTCTTTTATGCCACTTTCACAAAAATATGCAGCAAGAGTATTAATGGCGAGTGGGAATATTCCTTCAGGTTTTAACACGCTGCATGGAACGGATATAGGTGAAATAATGCAAAATGATTCATTGGCAAAAAAAACAATATTGGATGATTTATACATATTGGCTGATTTTATTAACCGGGATGATTTCTGGAAAGCACAAATTCAACAAATTTATGTAGATATGGATCAGCAAATTGAACTGATACCACGGGTTGGAAGCCACCGAATAATATTGGGAGATATACAAGACCTGGAGGAAAAGCTTGAGCGATTAATGATTTTTTATAAGGAAGGATTAAGTAAAACGGGGTGGAATGAATACGAAACCATTAACCTGAAATACAAAAATCAAATTGTTTGCACCAAAATATAA
- a CDS encoding UDP-N-acetylmuramate--L-alanine ligase: MNLNNFHNVYFIGIGGIGMSALARYFHALGKNVSGYDKTSTKLTDSLALEGIAINFEDSMEVVLHQIVNSDIDKVLVVYTPAVPKGHKQLNYFTDKGFTVKKRSEVLGEITRGSFTIAVAGTHGKTTTSCLLAHIFKHSGKDCCAFMGGISVNYNSNIILPTVPGKETITIVEADEYDRSFLTLHPDIAIITSMDADHLDIYGEARFLEESFNLFAAQIKPNGNIIYRKQLPLIPPGNASVETYSVNSEADYYADNIRMENESFSFDFISSAASIKNISFNMPGRHNIENAVAASAAAILAGIEPQQVKIALESFRGVKRRFEYIVKSEEFVFIDDYAHHPEELKACIAAVKELYPNKRITGVFQPHLFSRTNDFADAFAESLDLLDDCILLDIYPARELPLAGVSSQMLLDRMKIQEKKLVQKQDLVTELKKRKPQVLLTLGAGDIDKLVEIIGRQLQE, encoded by the coding sequence ATGAATTTAAATAATTTCCATAACGTGTATTTTATAGGCATCGGAGGCATCGGAATGAGTGCTCTTGCCCGTTATTTTCATGCACTTGGAAAAAATGTAAGCGGATATGATAAAACTTCAACAAAGCTTACGGATTCATTGGCATTAGAAGGAATTGCAATTAATTTTGAAGATAGCATGGAGGTTGTTTTGCACCAAATTGTTAATTCAGATATTGATAAAGTACTGGTAGTATATACCCCTGCTGTTCCTAAGGGACACAAGCAGTTGAATTATTTTACAGACAAAGGGTTTACTGTAAAAAAACGTTCAGAAGTGTTGGGTGAAATTACCCGTGGTTCATTCACAATAGCAGTTGCTGGTACGCATGGTAAAACTACAACTTCATGCCTTTTAGCTCATATTTTCAAACATTCAGGAAAAGATTGCTGTGCTTTTATGGGTGGAATTTCAGTTAATTACAATTCTAATATTATTCTTCCCACTGTGCCTGGAAAAGAAACAATTACAATTGTAGAAGCAGATGAATATGACAGATCATTTTTAACACTTCATCCTGATATTGCAATTATTACTTCAATGGATGCTGATCACCTTGATATATATGGTGAGGCGAGATTTTTAGAAGAATCATTTAATTTGTTTGCCGCACAAATAAAGCCAAATGGAAACATAATATACCGCAAGCAACTTCCTTTAATTCCCCCTGGCAATGCAAGCGTTGAAACTTATTCAGTGAATAGCGAAGCTGATTACTATGCAGATAATATTCGTATGGAAAATGAAAGTTTCTCCTTCGATTTTATAAGCAGTGCAGCCAGTATCAAGAATATTTCTTTTAATATGCCAGGAAGACATAATATAGAAAATGCAGTTGCCGCATCAGCAGCAGCAATTTTGGCTGGCATTGAACCACAACAAGTAAAAATTGCTTTGGAATCTTTCAGGGGAGTTAAAAGAAGATTCGAATATATTGTTAAATCAGAAGAGTTTGTTTTTATTGATGATTATGCCCATCATCCTGAAGAACTTAAAGCCTGTATTGCCGCTGTTAAAGAACTTTATCCAAATAAAAGGATTACAGGTGTTTTTCAGCCTCATCTTTTCTCCAGAACAAATGATTTCGCTGATGCTTTTGCTGAAAGCCTTGATTTGTTGGATGATTGTATTTTGCTTGATATTTACCCTGCTAGGGAACTTCCTTTAGCTGGAGTTTCTTCCCAAATGCTACTGGATAGGATGAAAATTCAAGAGAAAAAACTTGTGCAAAAGCAGGATTTGGTAACCGAGCTTAAAAAGAGGAAACCACAGGTGCTGTTAACATTAGGCGCTGGTGATATTGATAAACTGGTAGAAATAATAGGAAGGCAATTACAGGAATGA